The following proteins come from a genomic window of Natronosalvus vescus:
- a CDS encoding alpha-amylase domain-containing protein: MDTTWADQTLTDFTDHGDDVEVADDGTVTLEVPAKGWVMYAPM; the protein is encoded by the coding sequence GTGGACACTACCTGGGCTGATCAGACGCTCACCGATTTCACCGATCACGGTGACGACGTCGAGGTTGCGGACGACGGGACGGTGACGCTCGAGGTACCGGCCAAAGGCTGGGTGATGTACGCCCCAATGTAG
- a CDS encoding quinone oxidoreductase family protein, producing the protein MHAIEVGAYGDSDELESVEQPVPETEAGEVRIAVEAAGINFADIMQRRGLYPGGPEPAYVPGMEVAGTIDATGEGVGLSEGDRVVAMCNGGGYAEFVTVDARMILPVPDGMSFVDAAGFPVQFLTAHSCLFAWGGLEAGESVLIQSAAGGVGTAAVQLASRAGATVFGTASSDEKLELAADLGCNHPINYTETDFREVVRAETDDGVDLVLESVGDDVFDRSLDALAHFGRLVTYGVASGVPATAQNQRLLFENKSVIGFHLGQASRRDPERIMQAIPELTEGLASGDLEVVVGETFPLEDVAEAHQFIEDRESMGKVVLVP; encoded by the coding sequence ATGCACGCGATCGAAGTCGGTGCCTACGGCGACAGCGACGAACTCGAGTCGGTCGAGCAACCGGTTCCCGAGACGGAGGCGGGCGAGGTTCGTATCGCCGTCGAGGCGGCGGGTATCAACTTCGCGGACATCATGCAGCGGCGCGGTCTGTACCCCGGGGGGCCGGAACCTGCCTACGTGCCGGGGATGGAAGTCGCCGGAACGATCGATGCCACCGGCGAGGGCGTCGGCCTGAGCGAGGGTGACCGGGTCGTCGCCATGTGCAACGGCGGGGGCTACGCCGAGTTCGTGACAGTCGACGCACGGATGATACTCCCCGTTCCGGATGGGATGAGTTTCGTCGATGCCGCCGGATTCCCCGTCCAGTTTCTCACGGCTCACTCCTGTCTGTTCGCCTGGGGTGGGCTCGAGGCGGGGGAGTCGGTGCTCATCCAGTCCGCCGCGGGCGGCGTCGGCACGGCCGCCGTCCAGCTGGCCTCCCGAGCCGGGGCGACGGTGTTCGGTACCGCCAGCAGCGACGAGAAACTCGAGCTGGCGGCCGACCTCGGATGCAACCATCCGATCAACTACACCGAGACCGATTTCCGCGAGGTCGTTCGAGCGGAGACCGACGACGGCGTCGACCTCGTCCTCGAGAGCGTCGGCGACGACGTCTTCGACAGGAGCCTCGACGCCCTGGCTCATTTCGGTCGGCTGGTTACCTATGGCGTCGCGAGCGGGGTTCCAGCGACGGCCCAGAACCAGCGGCTCCTGTTCGAGAACAAGTCCGTTATCGGGTTCCACCTGGGGCAGGCGTCCCGTCGCGACCCCGAGCGGATCATGCAGGCCATTCCGGAGCTGACAGAGGGGCTCGCGTCGGGCGACCTCGAGGTTGTCGTCGGCGAGACGTTCCCGCTCGAGGACGTCGCCGAGGCCCACCAGTTCATCGAGGATCGAGAGAGTATGGGGAAGGTCGTACTCGTTCCCTGA
- a CDS encoding 8-oxo-dGTP diphosphatase: MIEATLCFILDGSDVLLIEKRRGLGEGWYNGPGGKLEDGETPLECAVREVHEEVSLAIDPNETEKAGELTFLLDGDVHTVCHVFRTTEYEGQPTATPEARPEWVSVDAVPYDRMWEDDRLWLPAVLEGDTVAGTFRFEGGRPLDEADFVDHGLERGVSFDGSA, translated from the coding sequence ATGATCGAGGCGACGCTCTGTTTTATCCTGGACGGAAGCGACGTGTTGTTGATCGAAAAACGACGCGGACTCGGCGAGGGGTGGTACAACGGCCCCGGCGGTAAACTCGAGGACGGCGAAACACCACTCGAGTGTGCGGTGCGGGAGGTTCACGAGGAGGTGAGCCTCGCGATCGATCCCAACGAGACGGAAAAAGCGGGCGAACTCACATTCTTGCTGGATGGCGACGTGCACACCGTCTGCCACGTGTTCCGTACCACCGAATACGAAGGACAGCCGACGGCGACACCCGAAGCCAGACCCGAGTGGGTGTCGGTCGACGCCGTTCCCTACGATCGAATGTGGGAGGACGACCGCCTGTGGCTGCCAGCCGTCCTCGAGGGCGACACCGTCGCGGGAACGTTCCGGTTCGAGGGCGGTCGGCCGCTCGACGAAGCGGACTTCGTGGATCACGGTCTCGAGCGCGGCGTCTCGTTCGACGGATCGGCGTAA